Proteins found in one Corynebacterium sanguinis genomic segment:
- a CDS encoding ArsR/SmtB family transcription factor: MISPVLADATTCCPLSTGRFSDHDAARYATLFKVLAEPVRLQIVSHLAAEGCGPTTVGELTDILGLSQPTVSHHLKKLTDAGLLARHQRGRSVFHTVRPEVFQELRGVLDIG; encoded by the coding sequence ATGATTTCGCCCGTGCTTGCCGACGCCACCACCTGCTGCCCGCTTTCCACGGGGCGCTTTTCCGACCACGACGCGGCACGGTACGCCACGTTGTTCAAGGTGCTTGCCGAACCCGTGCGCCTCCAGATCGTGTCCCACCTCGCCGCCGAGGGTTGCGGCCCCACCACGGTCGGCGAACTTACGGACATCCTCGGCCTGAGCCAGCCGACCGTGTCGCACCACTTGAAGAAGCTCACCGACGCGGGCCTGCTCGCCCGCCACCAACGGGGCCGCAGCGTGTTTCACACGGTGCGCCCGGAGGTGTTCCAGGAGCTGCGGGGTGTGCTGGACATTGGGTAG
- a CDS encoding DUF262 domain-containing protein translates to MEADTKPLKRIMSVEGRYVIPTFQRDYEWTKDGQWELLFEDLDSLAGRLGSARAEAEATGSSRARAEESVAPHFLGAVVCDQLPSPTGGLTLSAVIDGQQRLTTLQLLLRGVLDVLQETGSSRLRQVKRLLENPEDVIDHDHERYKLWPRRKDRDVWPVAMSDTVPAYGPEDHLYLQARQYFADSVRNALVDDHGRDRTDDFVDALLDLFKLVVIDLDDNDDAQVIFEVLNGRQTPLSASDLVKNLLFLRGELADEQELDELYDAYWAEFDEPWWKGKIGVGHAARARRDVLLSVWLTAASGKEANVGHLYGEIRQFLAGGNYKTKDILMELSEYRQAYKAIYGVADAGSTRLAQSYRNLVALKLLTAVPLLAWMRTLPASRLSLADHEKAVGAVESWVVRRMMRGDNTRGYGAAFQGVLKNAQAAACDPEADIAATVVATLMASPNSLAWPSDAEITSAFTQDRFYDRFTQERIRLILGAIDMQMRSENPKTEPAVFDYSRLQIEHLMPQSWKTHWPLPSSVNENSARRDLATAERALAVDRIGNLTLVTSAFNQGVSNLGWEQKRPELAAQSALQLNIPIAAAQHWDEATITARGADLAEIVCRIWPR, encoded by the coding sequence GTGGAGGCTGACACCAAACCGCTTAAGAGGATCATGTCCGTCGAAGGGAGGTACGTGATCCCCACTTTTCAGCGTGATTATGAATGGACAAAGGACGGGCAGTGGGAGCTCCTCTTTGAGGATCTTGACTCTTTAGCCGGCCGACTAGGATCCGCCAGGGCAGAAGCAGAAGCCACCGGTTCTTCACGAGCCAGGGCAGAAGAAAGTGTTGCCCCCCACTTTCTGGGTGCGGTGGTGTGTGACCAGCTTCCCTCTCCGACCGGTGGTCTCACTCTGTCAGCGGTTATTGATGGACAGCAGCGCCTGACGACTCTGCAGTTGCTTCTACGCGGGGTGCTCGACGTTCTACAGGAGACAGGATCTTCACGACTGCGGCAGGTCAAGCGCCTACTTGAAAATCCTGAAGATGTTATTGATCACGACCATGAGCGCTACAAGCTATGGCCCCGGCGAAAAGACCGCGACGTTTGGCCGGTGGCCATGTCTGATACCGTGCCGGCCTACGGCCCTGAGGACCATCTATATCTGCAAGCCCGCCAGTATTTTGCGGATTCCGTGCGTAACGCGTTAGTGGATGACCACGGGAGGGATCGTACTGATGATTTTGTTGATGCCTTACTTGATTTATTTAAGCTGGTGGTCATTGATTTGGACGATAATGACGACGCCCAGGTCATTTTCGAGGTTCTCAACGGTCGCCAAACTCCGCTATCCGCTTCGGATCTGGTTAAGAACCTCTTGTTCCTGCGCGGAGAATTAGCCGATGAACAGGAGCTTGACGAGCTCTATGACGCTTATTGGGCCGAGTTTGATGAGCCGTGGTGGAAGGGGAAGATTGGTGTCGGCCACGCAGCTCGTGCCCGACGCGATGTCCTTCTGTCCGTATGGCTAACTGCTGCTTCTGGGAAAGAAGCAAATGTGGGCCACCTTTATGGCGAGATCCGTCAGTTTCTGGCTGGGGGCAACTATAAAACTAAGGACATCTTGATGGAGCTGTCTGAGTACAGACAGGCCTACAAAGCCATCTACGGAGTCGCCGACGCGGGTTCGACCCGTCTAGCCCAGTCCTATCGCAACCTGGTGGCTCTCAAGCTACTGACCGCGGTCCCTCTGTTGGCATGGATGCGGACACTGCCCGCAAGCAGGTTGTCCCTCGCGGACCACGAAAAGGCTGTTGGGGCGGTGGAGTCCTGGGTAGTACGGCGAATGATGCGGGGAGACAATACCCGTGGTTATGGCGCAGCTTTCCAAGGCGTGCTTAAAAATGCACAAGCTGCTGCGTGTGATCCAGAAGCTGATATCGCTGCTACCGTCGTTGCGACTCTAATGGCGAGCCCCAACTCATTGGCCTGGCCTTCCGATGCCGAGATCACGTCAGCTTTCACTCAGGATCGTTTTTATGATCGGTTCACCCAGGAGCGTATCCGTCTCATACTAGGTGCCATTGACATGCAGATGCGTTCCGAAAACCCGAAGACGGAACCAGCTGTATTCGACTATTCACGGTTGCAGATTGAACACCTTATGCCCCAAAGCTGGAAGACGCACTGGCCATTGCCATCGAGTGTGAATGAGAATTCCGCCCGGCGGGATCTCGCCACCGCTGAACGCGCGCTGGCGGTGGACCGTATCGGCAACCTAACGTTAGTCACCTCCGCGTTCAACCAGGGTGTTTCAAATCTCGGGTGGGAGCAGAAGCGCCCTGAATTAGCTGCTCAATCCGCCCTACAGTTGAACATTCCTATTGCCGCTGCCCAGCACTGGGATGAGGCGACGATCACTGCGCGAGGGGCTGACTTGGCGGAAATCGTCTGTAGGATTTGGCCCCGCTAG
- a CDS encoding low molecular weight phosphatase family protein, whose product MTSILFVCVGNGGKSQMAAALAEKYAAGSLDIHSAGTKPGTKLNSESVEAISEVGADMSQGTPKPIDPELLSTVDRVVILGEDAQLNMPDDAQGALERWVTDEPSQRGIEGMERMRLVRDDIDARVRGLLTELGVGAE is encoded by the coding sequence ATGACATCCATACTGTTCGTCTGCGTCGGCAACGGCGGCAAATCTCAGATGGCGGCAGCACTCGCCGAGAAGTACGCCGCTGGCAGCCTGGACATCCACTCCGCCGGCACCAAGCCCGGCACCAAACTCAATTCGGAATCCGTCGAGGCTATCTCCGAGGTCGGTGCGGACATGTCCCAAGGCACTCCGAAACCCATCGACCCTGAGCTGCTATCCACCGTCGACCGGGTGGTTATCCTCGGCGAGGACGCGCAGCTAAACATGCCTGACGACGCCCAAGGCGCGCTCGAGCGCTGGGTCACCGACGAGCCTTCCCAGCGCGGCATCGAGGGAATGGAACGCATGCGACTAGTACGCGACGACATCGACGCGCGCGTGCGGGGTTTGCTTACTGAGCTTGGTGTTGGGGCGGAATAG
- the arsB gene encoding ACR3 family arsenite efflux transporter, whose product MSLLDRLLPLWILLAMVTGLLLGRLIPGLDTFLDSMSAGGISLPIALGLLIMMYPPLAKVRYDKTKEIAANKRLMVISLVLNWIVGPALMFALAWIFLPDAPELRTGLIIVGLARCIAMVLVWTDLSCSDREATAVLVAINSLFQVLMFGVLGWFYLQILPSWLGLPTTTVNFSFWAIVGSVLVFLGIPLLLGALSRVVGERLRGRAWYENTFLPAISPLALVGLLYTIVLLFSLQGEQITSQPLTIARMAVPLLIYFVGMFFIALFVSKAAGLNYAQSGAVSFTAAGNNFELAIAVSIGTFGAASGEALAGTIGPMIEIPVLVGLVYTMLWLGPRLFPNDPTLPERTTA is encoded by the coding sequence ATGTCACTCCTCGATCGCCTCCTCCCCCTGTGGATCCTGCTCGCCATGGTCACAGGCCTTCTGCTTGGCCGCCTCATTCCCGGCCTCGACACCTTCCTCGATTCGATGAGCGCCGGCGGAATCTCTTTGCCCATCGCACTGGGACTTCTCATCATGATGTACCCGCCACTGGCCAAAGTGCGCTACGACAAGACGAAGGAAATCGCCGCTAACAAGCGACTCATGGTGATCTCGCTTGTGTTGAACTGGATCGTCGGTCCCGCGCTGATGTTTGCGCTGGCCTGGATCTTCCTTCCCGACGCCCCCGAACTGCGCACCGGCCTGATCATCGTCGGCCTCGCGCGGTGTATCGCCATGGTGCTGGTGTGGACCGACCTGTCGTGCTCGGATCGGGAGGCCACCGCAGTCCTTGTGGCGATCAACTCACTCTTCCAGGTCCTCATGTTCGGTGTTCTCGGGTGGTTTTACCTGCAGATTCTTCCGTCCTGGCTCGGACTGCCCACCACAACGGTGAACTTCTCCTTCTGGGCGATTGTCGGTTCAGTCCTCGTCTTCCTCGGCATCCCGCTGCTCCTAGGCGCACTCTCGCGCGTGGTGGGGGAGCGGCTGCGCGGGCGAGCGTGGTACGAGAACACATTCCTGCCGGCGATCTCACCCCTCGCGCTTGTGGGTCTGCTCTACACAATCGTGCTGCTGTTTTCCCTACAGGGAGAGCAGATCACCTCCCAACCGCTCACCATCGCGCGCATGGCGGTGCCCCTCCTGATCTACTTCGTGGGCATGTTCTTCATCGCCCTGTTTGTTTCCAAGGCCGCAGGGCTGAACTACGCGCAATCCGGTGCCGTTTCCTTCACCGCCGCGGGCAACAACTTTGAGCTGGCCATCGCGGTCTCCATCGGCACCTTCGGCGCCGCCTCAGGTGAGGCGCTCGCCGGTACGATTGGACCCATGATCGAGATCCCGGTCCTCGTCGGACTCGTCTACACCATGCTCTGGCTTGGACCCCGCCTCTTTCCCAACGATCCCACTCTGCCCGAAAGGACCACCGCATGA
- a CDS encoding NAD(P)-binding domain-containing protein: MIGGGQAGLATAFYLRRAGVDYVVVDDQPAPGGAWRHVWPSMTLFSTSDFSNLPGWPMPHYTGFPPADHVVKYFAEYERRYAIPVVRPVRVTSVDYDGVFRVRSDAGEWTADNVVAATGTWSAPFVPHYPGAFGGKQRHSANYPGPDPFRGSRVAVVGAANSGVQIAAELSSVADVTWYTRHEPRWMPDDVDGRVLFQRNRERMLAILRGEPDPGADSDLGDIVVLPQVREARDSGTLRATPIFTSLDQVDADHLIWCTGFRPALGPVRSLADAAPRGMYLVGYGDWVGPGAATITGVAPYAKRVAEDIANNVRSQKNV, from the coding sequence GTGATCGGAGGCGGTCAGGCAGGGCTGGCGACTGCGTTTTACTTGCGTCGCGCGGGTGTGGACTACGTCGTCGTGGACGACCAACCCGCGCCGGGAGGGGCGTGGCGCCACGTTTGGCCGTCGATGACATTGTTTTCCACGTCGGATTTTTCCAATCTGCCCGGGTGGCCAATGCCCCACTACACGGGGTTTCCGCCCGCGGATCACGTCGTCAAGTACTTTGCAGAATACGAGAGGCGCTACGCGATCCCCGTCGTTCGGCCGGTGCGCGTCACGAGCGTTGACTACGACGGCGTTTTCCGTGTGCGGTCCGATGCCGGTGAATGGACAGCCGACAATGTGGTCGCTGCAACGGGGACGTGGTCCGCTCCATTTGTGCCCCACTACCCTGGCGCGTTCGGCGGGAAGCAACGGCATTCCGCGAACTACCCCGGGCCGGATCCCTTCCGCGGCAGTCGAGTAGCCGTTGTCGGCGCTGCCAACTCCGGAGTGCAGATTGCAGCCGAGTTATCAAGCGTGGCTGATGTCACCTGGTACACCCGCCATGAACCGCGCTGGATGCCCGATGACGTGGATGGGCGTGTTTTGTTTCAACGTAACCGCGAGCGGATGCTTGCCATTCTGCGCGGTGAGCCCGACCCCGGTGCCGATTCCGACCTTGGCGACATCGTGGTTCTCCCCCAGGTTCGCGAAGCCCGCGATTCAGGAACACTTCGAGCGACGCCGATTTTCACATCGCTCGACCAGGTCGACGCCGATCACCTCATCTGGTGTACCGGCTTTAGGCCAGCACTGGGGCCTGTGCGCTCGCTTGCCGACGCTGCCCCGCGCGGCATGTACCTTGTTGGATATGGCGACTGGGTGGGCCCCGGTGCAGCGACCATCACCGGAGTGGCGCCGTACGCAAAGCGGGTTGCCGAGGACATCGCGAACAACGTGCGCTCCCAGAAGAACGTGTGA